Within Kutzneria chonburiensis, the genomic segment CGTTCGGCAGTGGCACCTCGGCCGCCCGCAACTCCCGGAACCCAAAGGACCGATACAGCGGCACCCCCGGCAGCGTCGCCATCAGCACCAGGGTCTGAAACCCTTCCGCCCTAGCGGTTTCCACGCAGCGGTCGAGGATCGCCCGGCCGAGCCCCCGGCGAGTCCAGTCCCCTCGTACGAACATCGCCCGCACCCTGGCCGGCTCCGTCTCCGGGTCCAACCGGCGATCATCCCCGGGCGCCGCGCCGGACCCCGTGTACAGCTTGTCGCGCTTGCTCCAGCCGCCACAGGCCACCAGCTGCCCCTCGGCCTCGCAGACGAAGTACGTGCCGTCGTCGATCAACACGGTGTCCGGCTCCGTCAGATACCTCGCCGCCGCAGCCGTCTCTCGCTCGTCGTGGAAGCGGGGAAACACGTCGAGCACCGACCGCCGCATCAGCTCACCGATCGCCGGCACATCCACCCTCGTCGCCGCCCTCAGCACTGGCGCACCCGTCATCGCCCCAGCGTGTCACCGAGAAGTCCTTCAGGCGACCGGATATCTCACGGCACATCGACCCTGACCAGAGTGGGCGCGTCCTCGTCCTCCGGGTCGTAGGCACGCAAGCCGGCCGAGCACAGGATCCCGATGATCGCCGTCTGCATGATCTTCACAACCGCGGCGTGGTGACGTACGACCGGGTGGTCGGCTGACGGCCGGGACTTGAGTGCTTCGTAGACCGCGTCGTCGTCCAGGTCGCCGTCCGGCAGCCCCAGCACGGCCCGCTTGAGCTCCGGAGATGCGGTCCACCGGAGGAAGATGCCGCCGCCCATGTCCTCGCGCATGGGATCGTTGCAGACCTCCACGCCCGCTGGCCACGCCATATCGGCGGGATAGCGATACGCCGGCAGACCGGCCCGCGCCAGCTCGGCGAGGATGCGCTCCACGAGCAGTTCCCGCCGCGCCAGCACCTCATCGGACGCCCTGCGGTCGTGGTAGCCGGTCGGTTCAGGCATGAAGATCAACCTTGACGAGGTCCGGCGCCTCGCCGTCCACCGGGTCGTAGGCGTGCAAGCCCGCGGAACACAGAATCCCGATGATCGCCGCTTGCATGTGCCGCACAATGACTTCGTGGTGTCGTACAGCCGGATCGTCAGCGCCCGGCAATGACTTGACGGCCTCATGAAGCGCGTCGTCGTCCAAGTCGCCTTCCGGCAGCCCGGCCACCGCACGGGTGAGCGCCGGGGAGGTGCTCCATTGCACGAAGACGCCGCCACCGGCATCGTCTCGCATCCGATCTATCGAGACCTCGGCGCCGGGGGTGAGAAGCTATCAGGCGGATAGCGATACGCCGGCAGGCCGGCCCGCACGAGCTCCGCACAGATGCGCTCGACGAGGTGCTCCCGCTGCGCGAGCACCTCGTCCGACGCCGTCCTGACGTCGTAGCCAGTCGGCTCAGCCATGACCTCTCGCCGAATCGTCTCCAGGAAACTCGACCTGGACCGCATACGGTTCGTACTCGCCTTCCGGATCGTAGGCGTGCAGGCCAGCCGAGCGCAGAATCGCGATGATCGCTGCCTGCATGTGTCGTTTCACCGCGCCGGAATGGATCAGGCTGGGATCGTTCGCCCGACCCGGCAGGGCCATTGCCGCACGGCGAAGGGCCTGCTCGTCCAGCTCGCCTTCCGGCAGGCCCACCGCGGCCCGGGTGAGACCGGGGTCGGGCCGCCAGTGCACGAAGACGCCTCCGCCTTCCTCCTCTTCGGTGCGGTCAACGGAAACCTCGGCCCCGGCAACCTGCTCGTCACCGACGGAGTGCCGTCGGGCCGGCAATCCGGCCCGGTTCAGCTCGACGCGGACACGGTCGGCGAGTTCGTCGCGCCGGGCGAGCACCTCGTCGGAGGCGACCCGGATGCCGAAGTCGGACGGACTGAACTCGAAGGGGTCGGCCGAATCGGCCATCGTTGTCTCCGTGTCGGGGTCGCTGTCGGTGACCGCTGATTCGCCGGAGGGCTACCGGCCGCCGGCCGCCGCGATGAAGCTGGCGAGCAGATCGGTGGCGGCTTGCCTGGTGGCGTCGGTGCTGTTGTCGTAGGGAACCGACCACAGGACCGGGGTTCCCGGCCTGAGCTTCTGCCCGAGCGTAGTCTCGCACGCGCCACACGGCTGGCGCTCCGTGTACAGCTTCTCGATCTGGCTCGCGTCGAAGCCCTCCGCGGCTCTGGCCTCGATCTGGGCCAGGATGTCGTCCTCGGAGTGGAACTTCTCCCCCTGCTTCATCCCCTTGCTGAAACCGATGATGTAGTCGCCGAACCGGCCGTTCCACCCGGGCAGGTACGCGACCGCGACGTTGCGGCCCGCGGTGAATCCGCTGCCCACCCGCGCGCGGTAGGCCAGATTGGTGATTTCGTCGCTGTTGTAGGGGATCCAGTCTTCGGGACACGCGTTGTGCACGAGGACCGACGTGTCGCCGGCCAGCACGTAGAACGTGTGCGTGCCCTTGACGGTCAGGTCGTAGACCGTCTCGGCGGGAATGTCCTCGCGGTGGCGCACCACGGCGACAGCGGGAGTGCTGCCGTCCTCGGCGTGGACACGGTCACCCGGCTGTAGCTCGGCGGCTGTCGTCCAGCCCTTGTCGACGACGTACAGCCGGTGCCCACCGGTGGTCGTGAGCCGGCCGCCGCTGTCCAGGTCGACGTCGACCAGGCTCCGGGTCGGGTGGTGGAAAGCGGAGACCACCGGCTGGGCGGAGGTCTGCCCGGTGACCGGGTTCGTGGCCAGGACGCGGTCGCCGACGGCCAGTTCCTCGATCGGCCGACGGGTCCCGTCGGCCAGCAGCACCGGCGTACCAGCCGGGAAACTGTTGACCAGGCAGCCCATCTGCCGGAGCTCGGCCTTGAGCGCGTCGGTCTCCAGCGCGGCCTTCAGCTCCGGCGCCAGGTTCGCCGTCCTGAGGGCGGCGGCAGCCGCCTCGATCTCCCGGCCGGTGGCGATGGCCACCCGAAGGTCCCGGACGGCCTGGACGGCGGCCCTGAGCTCCTCGGGCCCGACGAGCAGCGACGCGGTCCACAGGCAGCCGGAGACGCTGCCGTAGGAGCAGGCCTTCGCGTCCGCCAGGATCCCGAACACCAGGTTGGGAACGAGGTTGGCGATGTACGCGCCGAAGCCGTCGAGCAATGACCGGACGAAGTCGGCTCTGGTGATGTGGACGGTGCGCTC encodes:
- a CDS encoding GNAT family N-acetyltransferase: MTGAPVLRAATRVDVPAIGELMRRSVLDVFPRFHDERETAAAARYLTEPDTVLIDDGTYFVCEAEGQLVACGGWSKRDKLYTGSGAAPGDDRRLDPETEPARVRAMFVRGDWTRRGLGRAILDRCVETARAEGFQTLVLMATLPGVPLYRSFGFRELRAAEVPLPNGVVLDGVSMEYILDGEGES